A single region of the Kryptolebias marmoratus isolate JLee-2015 linkage group LG10, ASM164957v2, whole genome shotgun sequence genome encodes:
- the slc35f4 gene encoding solute carrier family 35 member F4 isoform X2: MKKHSARVAPLSSYSTQVLTSPNSEGEDGSESRAETPGSDTSDESRPFQACGNAALKVLGGLLMVLCISSSWVGTTQVVKLTFQSFSCPFFISWFSSNWNILFFPVYYSGHVFTTREKQTLTQKFRECSKLFGEDGMTLKLFVKRTAPFSILWTLTNYLYLLALKKLTATDVSALYCCHKAFVFLLSWIVLKDRFMGVRIVAAIMAITGIVMMAYADGFHGDSFVGVALAVGSASTSALYKVLLKMFLGSANLGEVAHFLSTMGFFNLIFISCVPLILYFTRVEHLGSLSSMPWGYLCGLAGLWLVFNILVHVGVVLTYPILISIGTLLSVPGNAAVDVLKHEVIFSMVRLAATCIICLGFLLLLLPEEWDSVTLRFFANIADKKSEEHGEEQTESSINTRSHSRANGTVSIPLA, encoded by the exons GAGAGGATGGTTCAGAGTCTCGTGCAGAGACACCAGGCAGTGACACCAGTGACGAGAGTCGACCCTTCCAGGCTTGTGGCAACGCGGCTCTAAAGGTGCTGGGTGGTCTTCTGATGGTGCTGTGCATTTCCTCCTCCTGGGTGGGTACCACTCAGGTGGTGAAGCTGACCTTCCAGTCATTTTCCTGTCCCTTCTTCATCTCCTGGTTCAGCAGTAACTGGAACATTCTCTTCTTCCCCGTCTACTACTCGGGACATGTTTTTACCACACGGGAGAAGCAGACCCTCACACAGAAGTTCAg GGAGTGCAGCAAACTCTTTGGGGAGGACGGAATGACTCTCAAGCTTTTCGTAAAAAGGACAGCCCCCTTCTCAATCCTGTGGACACTGACCAACTACCTGTATCTCTTAGCCTTGAAGAAACTCACCGCCACTGATGTCTCTGCCCTCTACTGCTGCCACAAGGCCTTTGTCTTTCTCCTGTCGTGGATCGTCCTCAAAGATCGCTTTATGGGTGTTCGG ATTGTGGCAGCCATAATGGCCATCACAGGTATTGTCATGATGGCTTACGCTGATGGTTTCCATGGGGATTCTTTTGTGGGTGTGGCACTGGCTGTGGGCTCCGCCTCAACTTCGGCTCTCTACAAG GTGTTGTTGAAGATGTTCCTTGGCAGCGCCAACCTGGGAGAAGTAGCTCATTTTCTTTCCACGATGGGCTTCTTCAACCTTATCTTCATCTCCTGTGTGCCGCTCATCCTCTACTTCACCAGGGTAGAGCACCTGGGCTCGCTGTCTTCGATGCCCTGGGGTTACCTGTGTGGACTGGCAGGACTGTGGCTGG TGTTTAACATCCTGGTCCACGTGGGGGTGGTGCTGACTTACCCCATCCTCATTTCTATTGGGACACTGCTCAGTGTGCCGGGCAATGCAg CGGTGGATGTGCTGAAACATGAGGTGATCTTCAGCATGGTGCGCCTGGCGGCCACCTGCATCATCTGCCTGGGattcctgctcctgctgctgccggAGGAGTGGGACTCAGTCACGCTGCGATTCTTCGCCAACATTGCAGACAAGAAGTCCGAGGAGCACGGAGAGGAACAGACAGAGTCCAGCATCAACACTAGAAGCCACAGTCGAGCAAATGGCACCGTCTCCATTCCCTTAGCATGA
- the slc35f4 gene encoding solute carrier family 35 member F4 isoform X4, which produces MTLKLFVKRTAPFSILWTLTNYLYLLALKKLTATDVSALYCCHKAFVFLLSWIVLKDRFMGVRIVAAIMAITGIVMMAYADGFHGDSFVGVALAVGSASTSALYKVLLKMFLGSANLGEVAHFLSTMGFFNLIFISCVPLILYFTRVEHLGSLSSMPWGYLCGLAGLWLVFNILVHVGVVLTYPILISIGTLLSVPGNAAVDVLKHEVIFSMVRLAATCIICLGFLLLLLPEEWDSVTLRFFANIADKKSEEHGEEQTESSINTRSHSRANGTVSIPLA; this is translated from the exons ATGACTCTCAAGCTTTTCGTAAAAAGGACAGCCCCCTTCTCAATCCTGTGGACACTGACCAACTACCTGTATCTCTTAGCCTTGAAGAAACTCACCGCCACTGATGTCTCTGCCCTCTACTGCTGCCACAAGGCCTTTGTCTTTCTCCTGTCGTGGATCGTCCTCAAAGATCGCTTTATGGGTGTTCGG ATTGTGGCAGCCATAATGGCCATCACAGGTATTGTCATGATGGCTTACGCTGATGGTTTCCATGGGGATTCTTTTGTGGGTGTGGCACTGGCTGTGGGCTCCGCCTCAACTTCGGCTCTCTACAAG GTGTTGTTGAAGATGTTCCTTGGCAGCGCCAACCTGGGAGAAGTAGCTCATTTTCTTTCCACGATGGGCTTCTTCAACCTTATCTTCATCTCCTGTGTGCCGCTCATCCTCTACTTCACCAGGGTAGAGCACCTGGGCTCGCTGTCTTCGATGCCCTGGGGTTACCTGTGTGGACTGGCAGGACTGTGGCTGG TGTTTAACATCCTGGTCCACGTGGGGGTGGTGCTGACTTACCCCATCCTCATTTCTATTGGGACACTGCTCAGTGTGCCGGGCAATGCAg CGGTGGATGTGCTGAAACATGAGGTGATCTTCAGCATGGTGCGCCTGGCGGCCACCTGCATCATCTGCCTGGGattcctgctcctgctgctgccggAGGAGTGGGACTCAGTCACGCTGCGATTCTTCGCCAACATTGCAGACAAGAAGTCCGAGGAGCACGGAGAGGAACAGACAGAGTCCAGCATCAACACTAGAAGCCACAGTCGAGCAAATGGCACCGTCTCCATTCCCTTAGCATGA
- the slc35f4 gene encoding solute carrier family 35 member F4 isoform X3, which translates to MVLCISSSWVGTTQVVKLTFQSFSCPFFISWFSSNWNILFFPVYYSGHVFTTREKQTLTQKFRECSKLFGEDGMTLKLFVKRTAPFSILWTLTNYLYLLALKKLTATDVSALYCCHKAFVFLLSWIVLKDRFMGVRIVAAIMAITGIVMMAYADGFHGDSFVGVALAVGSASTSALYKVLLKMFLGSANLGEVAHFLSTMGFFNLIFISCVPLILYFTRVEHLGSLSSMPWGYLCGLAGLWLVFNILVHVGVVLTYPILISIGTLLSVPGNAAVDVLKHEVIFSMVRLAATCIICLGFLLLLLPEEWDSVTLRFFANIADKKSEEHGEEQTESSINTRSHSRANGTVSIPLA; encoded by the exons ATGGTGCTGTGCATTTCCTCCTCCTGGGTGGGTACCACTCAGGTGGTGAAGCTGACCTTCCAGTCATTTTCCTGTCCCTTCTTCATCTCCTGGTTCAGCAGTAACTGGAACATTCTCTTCTTCCCCGTCTACTACTCGGGACATGTTTTTACCACACGGGAGAAGCAGACCCTCACACAGAAGTTCAg GGAGTGCAGCAAACTCTTTGGGGAGGACGGAATGACTCTCAAGCTTTTCGTAAAAAGGACAGCCCCCTTCTCAATCCTGTGGACACTGACCAACTACCTGTATCTCTTAGCCTTGAAGAAACTCACCGCCACTGATGTCTCTGCCCTCTACTGCTGCCACAAGGCCTTTGTCTTTCTCCTGTCGTGGATCGTCCTCAAAGATCGCTTTATGGGTGTTCGG ATTGTGGCAGCCATAATGGCCATCACAGGTATTGTCATGATGGCTTACGCTGATGGTTTCCATGGGGATTCTTTTGTGGGTGTGGCACTGGCTGTGGGCTCCGCCTCAACTTCGGCTCTCTACAAG GTGTTGTTGAAGATGTTCCTTGGCAGCGCCAACCTGGGAGAAGTAGCTCATTTTCTTTCCACGATGGGCTTCTTCAACCTTATCTTCATCTCCTGTGTGCCGCTCATCCTCTACTTCACCAGGGTAGAGCACCTGGGCTCGCTGTCTTCGATGCCCTGGGGTTACCTGTGTGGACTGGCAGGACTGTGGCTGG TGTTTAACATCCTGGTCCACGTGGGGGTGGTGCTGACTTACCCCATCCTCATTTCTATTGGGACACTGCTCAGTGTGCCGGGCAATGCAg CGGTGGATGTGCTGAAACATGAGGTGATCTTCAGCATGGTGCGCCTGGCGGCCACCTGCATCATCTGCCTGGGattcctgctcctgctgctgccggAGGAGTGGGACTCAGTCACGCTGCGATTCTTCGCCAACATTGCAGACAAGAAGTCCGAGGAGCACGGAGAGGAACAGACAGAGTCCAGCATCAACACTAGAAGCCACAGTCGAGCAAATGGCACCGTCTCCATTCCCTTAGCATGA